In [Clostridium] cellulosi, one genomic interval encodes:
- a CDS encoding hypothetical protein (High confidence in function and specificity): MLIAVIDGQGGGIGKSLVELLKESLGDKHTIIALGTNPLATSLMLKAGADMGASGENAIVVNAPKADIIVGSIGIIAADAMLGEVTPAMARAVAASSAEKVLIPINRCGITVAGVVDEPLPYYINNAVETIKRIVEQDGL; encoded by the coding sequence ATGCTCATTGCGGTTATTGACGGACAAGGCGGAGGCATAGGCAAAAGCCTCGTTGAACTCCTTAAAGAGTCCTTAGGCGATAAACATACTATTATAGCGCTTGGAACAAACCCTCTTGCGACCTCATTAATGTTAAAAGCGGGCGCTGATATGGGCGCATCTGGTGAAAATGCCATTGTTGTAAACGCCCCAAAGGCCGATATAATTGTCGGCAGCATAGGTATAATCGCGGCGGACGCCATGCTCGGTGAAGTAACCCCTGCTATGGCAAGAGCAGTGGCTGCCAGCAGCGCTGAAAAAGTGCTTATACCTATTAACCGCTGCGGTATAACGGTGGCCGGTGTTGTTGACGAACCCCTTCCCTATTATATTAATAATGCAGTTGAAACAATTAAACGCATAGTCGAGCAGGATGGATTGTAG
- a CDS encoding cobalamin (vitamin B12) biosynthesis protein CbiM (High confidence in function and specificity): protein MHIPDGYISPAVSVPALAAMVPVWGAALNKTKKLVGRRQIPLLALYAAFSFVIMMFNIPVVGGSSAHAVGAVFAAIALGPWPACVSISIALLIQALVFGDGGILSYGLNCINIAVIMPFTGYAVYRLIAGKNTSFSKRSAAGAFIGSYIGINAAAFAAAVEFGIQPLIFKTASGAPLYCPYPLSVSIPAMMFTHTLFAGPLEAVITATALALVSKYAPDMLCKNISAGIEHNINENKSSRRKIIAAFAVLVLLTPLGLFASGTAWGEWGLDELKADLGFIPQGMAKLSDLWHGLLPDYSFEGAPEKLVYSISALIGTALIFTVILVTSKIIMHIKKADKS from the coding sequence ATGCATATTCCTGACGGTTATATCAGCCCCGCCGTTTCTGTACCTGCACTTGCGGCTATGGTTCCTGTTTGGGGCGCTGCATTAAATAAAACAAAAAAATTGGTTGGAAGGCGGCAGATACCGCTGCTGGCTTTATACGCTGCTTTCTCTTTTGTAATTATGATGTTCAATATTCCGGTCGTTGGCGGCTCTTCCGCTCACGCAGTGGGCGCTGTCTTTGCTGCCATTGCTTTAGGGCCTTGGCCTGCCTGCGTGTCAATTTCAATTGCGCTTCTTATCCAAGCTCTGGTCTTTGGTGACGGCGGCATTTTATCATACGGCTTAAACTGCATTAATATTGCGGTAATCATGCCGTTCACGGGATACGCGGTATATCGCCTGATTGCGGGCAAAAATACCTCCTTTTCAAAGCGGTCGGCGGCAGGGGCTTTCATCGGAAGCTATATCGGGATTAACGCGGCGGCTTTTGCTGCAGCCGTTGAGTTCGGTATACAGCCCCTTATCTTTAAGACTGCGAGCGGCGCTCCCCTTTACTGCCCCTACCCACTGTCTGTTTCTATCCCTGCCATGATGTTTACACATACGCTATTTGCCGGCCCGCTCGAGGCGGTAATTACGGCGACTGCCCTCGCTCTGGTTTCGAAGTATGCTCCCGACATGCTCTGCAAAAATATAAGTGCCGGCATTGAACATAATATAAATGAGAATAAATCTTCTCGGAGGAAAATAATCGCTGCCTTCGCTGTTTTAGTATTACTAACCCCGCTTGGGCTTTTTGCGTCAGGCACAGCGTGGGGCGAATGGGGTCTGGACGAGCTGAAGGCGGATTTAGGTTTTATTCCGCAAGGCATGGCGAAATTATCAGACCTCTGGCATGGACTTCTGCCCGATTATTCTTTTGAAGGTGCGCCTGAAAAACTGGTTTATTCTATTTCCGCTCTCATCGGCACTGCGCTTATATTCACAGTCATACTCGTCACATCAAAAATCATTATGCACATAAAAAAGGCGGATAAAAGTTGA
- the prfB gene encoding Peptide chain release factor 2 (High confidence in function and specificity) yields MLLYEELRLKLEGMRPELNELSEALGLDVARKEVAELEEKAAQPEFWNDIKNSQKVLQRTRQLKDKIESYDKLKKDFEDTLTLIEIADEDGEESMSEEISAAVTDIEERLNAMKLTTLLTGEYDSKNAIMTFHAGAGGTEAQDWVSMLFRMYNRWAERHGFKVKVLDFLDGEEAGLKSASVLVEGLNAYGYLKSEAGVHRLVRISPFDASGRRHTSFASLEVIPEIDDTIEVEIRPEDIKMDVYHSSGAGGQNVNKTSSAVRLTHIPTGIVVACQTERSQLQNRETALRMLKSKLIEIKEREHYDKIEDIKGEQKEIAWGSQIRSYVFMPYTLVKDHRTGYENGNINAVMDGDIDGFINAYLKAASLGQIQTK; encoded by the coding sequence TTGCTTCTCTATGAAGAATTAAGATTAAAGCTGGAGGGCATGAGGCCCGAACTAAATGAACTTTCTGAAGCCCTCGGACTTGACGTTGCACGAAAAGAAGTTGCTGAACTCGAAGAAAAAGCCGCACAGCCTGAATTCTGGAATGACATTAAAAATTCACAGAAGGTTTTGCAGAGAACACGGCAGCTTAAAGATAAAATTGAGTCATATGACAAGCTCAAAAAGGATTTTGAAGATACTTTGACGCTTATTGAAATAGCTGACGAAGACGGTGAAGAGTCTATGTCAGAAGAGATAAGCGCGGCGGTAACAGATATAGAAGAAAGACTTAACGCTATGAAGCTCACTACGCTTCTAACAGGCGAATATGATTCAAAGAACGCTATTATGACATTCCATGCAGGCGCAGGCGGCACAGAGGCACAGGACTGGGTGTCCATGCTTTTCCGCATGTATAATAGATGGGCTGAAAGGCATGGATTTAAAGTTAAAGTGCTTGATTTCCTCGACGGTGAAGAAGCCGGACTGAAAAGCGCTTCGGTTCTCGTTGAAGGGTTGAACGCATACGGATATTTAAAATCTGAGGCAGGAGTTCACAGGCTTGTCCGCATTTCGCCCTTTGACGCTTCCGGTCGCAGGCATACTTCTTTCGCTTCCCTTGAAGTCATTCCTGAAATCGACGATACGATTGAAGTTGAAATAAGGCCGGAAGATATAAAAATGGATGTTTACCATTCCAGCGGCGCGGGCGGCCAGAATGTTAACAAAACTTCATCGGCAGTCCGTCTTACACATATTCCAACTGGCATTGTCGTTGCCTGCCAAACTGAACGCAGCCAGCTACAAAACAGAGAAACCGCTCTCCGCATGTTAAAGTCAAAGCTTATTGAAATTAAAGAGCGCGAACACTATGACAAAATCGAAGATATAAAAGGTGAGCAGAAGGAAATCGCCTGGGGCTCTCAGATTCGCTCATATGTATTCATGCCCTACACACTTGTCAAAGACCACCGCACTGGCTATGAAAACGGCAACATAAATGCCGTAATGGACGGAGATATTGACGGATTTATTAACGCTTATTTAAAAGCAGCAAGCCTCGGCCAGATTCAAACCAAATAA
- a CDS encoding 3-oxoacyl-ACP synthase (High confidence in function and specificity), which produces MLKVKLKEIAVYHGKNVVSNDIYLKHFKERGKDVEHFLKDVVGRDKRYLIDKDKENSLTMALEASKEVLKKAKLKGTDIDMIVFSSQLPEFVVPPSSYLVHAEIGGKNDCICYDMNANCAGMTIAFEQVIKYMSVSPNVKRALIVGCDYVNLIVNPENELCYGHYGDAACAIILEQTNEDCGLVGSKYDVHTEDHPYIRFPGCGFSKLFDVKDKTELMLDWKPFVVRWEHIYAENMKEVIEKAGLTINDISMFCLSQYVYKTIKYFREVLGITADKSIYIGNKYGYTGTTSPFIALYEAINKGMVKRGDYILFWTVGAGSQNITILFKY; this is translated from the coding sequence ATGCTGAAAGTAAAACTAAAAGAAATTGCTGTTTACCATGGGAAAAATGTTGTATCTAATGATATTTATTTAAAACATTTCAAAGAAAGAGGTAAAGATGTTGAACATTTTCTAAAGGACGTAGTAGGGAGGGATAAACGTTACCTCATAGATAAAGATAAAGAAAATAGTTTGACAATGGCTTTAGAAGCTTCCAAAGAAGTTCTCAAAAAAGCCAAATTAAAGGGCACAGATATTGATATGATTGTATTTTCATCACAGTTACCTGAATTCGTAGTCCCACCAAGTTCTTATCTTGTTCATGCAGAAATCGGAGGAAAAAATGATTGTATATGCTATGACATGAATGCCAATTGTGCTGGCATGACAATTGCATTTGAACAAGTGATAAAATATATGTCTGTAAGTCCAAATGTCAAACGGGCTTTAATTGTTGGGTGTGATTACGTTAATTTGATTGTTAATCCTGAAAACGAATTATGCTATGGGCACTATGGAGATGCGGCTTGTGCAATCATACTCGAACAGACAAACGAAGACTGCGGATTAGTCGGTTCGAAATATGATGTTCATACGGAAGATCATCCGTATATCAGATTTCCTGGTTGTGGTTTTTCCAAACTCTTTGATGTTAAAGATAAGACAGAATTGATGCTTGACTGGAAACCATTTGTGGTTAGATGGGAGCATATCTATGCAGAAAACATGAAAGAAGTTATAGAAAAAGCGGGTCTAACCATTAATGATATATCAATGTTCTGTCTCTCACAGTATGTTTATAAAACAATCAAATATTTCAGAGAGGTATTAGGCATTACTGCTGACAAGAGTATCTATATTGGAAACAAATATGGATACACTGGAACAACAAGTCCATTTATTGCCCTTTATGAAGCCATAAATAAAGGTATGGTGAAGAGAGGGGACTATATATTGTTCTGGACAGTAGGAGCTGGCTCTCAAAATATAACAATTCTTTTCAAATATTAA
- a CDS encoding cobalt ABC transporter permease (High confidence in function and specificity), translating to MNRVNKNLPIWLAQSENYSDYIECRPHFLRRALSEITKVFQNEFLAEKYEKYDGLLQIIDPRVKILVLLFYIVFASAVFSIFVKILIAAIGLLFAVMSKLKLSDFLRRVWCYLPPVLFILSLPAAINLFSSGTPLIYLSKTFYFTLSGIKTALRVSLTCGISLSFVYLIFATTRAVQIEKALRALKLPDVFVSILSMAYRYIFVLASEAIKVIEARFLRTVGKVKSKDERRFVSHSIASVFLKSKKLSGDVYDAMCCRGFTGKAVSLNELKFGIQDFIFTCCNVIIVLILLLGVYAFGW from the coding sequence TTGAATAGAGTCAATAAAAACTTGCCGATATGGCTTGCTCAATCGGAAAATTACAGTGATTACATTGAATGCCGCCCTCATTTTTTGAGGCGTGCGCTGTCTGAGATAACTAAGGTGTTTCAGAACGAATTTTTAGCTGAAAAATACGAGAAATATGACGGATTGCTCCAAATTATCGATCCACGGGTGAAAATCCTGGTATTGCTATTTTATATCGTATTTGCTTCCGCAGTTTTTAGCATATTCGTCAAAATCCTAATAGCAGCAATTGGGCTACTTTTTGCTGTAATGTCTAAGCTCAAACTTAGCGATTTTCTGCGGAGGGTATGGTGCTATCTTCCTCCTGTACTTTTTATTCTTTCCCTGCCTGCGGCTATAAACCTCTTCTCATCCGGAACCCCTCTCATATATCTTAGCAAAACCTTCTACTTCACCTTGTCCGGAATTAAAACTGCGCTGAGAGTTTCCCTCACCTGTGGCATTTCGCTCAGCTTTGTGTATCTCATTTTTGCTACTACGCGGGCGGTCCAGATTGAAAAAGCTCTGCGGGCGTTAAAGCTCCCCGATGTATTTGTATCTATACTGTCTATGGCCTACCGGTACATTTTCGTACTTGCTTCTGAAGCGATTAAGGTTATTGAAGCTCGGTTTTTAAGAACGGTCGGAAAAGTAAAATCGAAAGATGAAAGAAGGTTTGTTTCACATAGTATTGCCTCGGTTTTTTTGAAATCTAAAAAGCTGAGCGGCGATGTCTATGACGCTATGTGCTGCAGAGGTTTTACCGGCAAGGCTGTAAGCCTTAATGAACTCAAATTTGGCATTCAGGACTTTATTTTTACTTGCTGCAATGTTATAATTGTTCTGATATTGCTGCTGGGAGTTTATGCGTTTGGATGGTAA
- a CDS encoding putative ABC transporter ATP-binding protein CA_C0773 (High confidence in function and specificity) yields the protein MDGKREIFNLDNVSFSYQDKKALDKISFKIQSGEKVCILGANGCGKTTLLRILAGIAVPESGTFTAFGSKITKEYFENDRLSCEYHRRIGFIFQDSDAQLFCSTVKDEIAFGPLQYGLSIDEVNRRVYDAASLLEIENLLDRAPFFLSGGEKKKTAVAAVLAINPEVLILDEPTDGLDPKSQRFLVDLLIKLNKAGKTLITSTHNLDLVGELSDRCILFDEEHRIAADEPTEKLLKNTDLLRRVNFI from the coding sequence TTGGATGGTAAACGTGAAATATTCAATCTCGACAATGTAAGTTTTTCCTATCAAGATAAAAAAGCACTCGATAAAATTAGTTTCAAAATCCAAAGCGGAGAAAAAGTTTGTATTTTAGGGGCCAACGGCTGCGGAAAAACCACCTTGCTCCGCATCTTGGCTGGTATCGCAGTTCCTGAAAGCGGTACGTTTACCGCTTTTGGTTCTAAGATTACGAAAGAATATTTTGAAAATGACCGTTTGTCTTGTGAGTATCACAGGCGAATAGGTTTTATTTTTCAAGACTCGGATGCACAGCTTTTCTGTTCAACTGTCAAAGATGAGATTGCATTCGGGCCGCTTCAGTATGGATTATCTATTGATGAAGTGAACCGCCGAGTATATGATGCAGCGTCTCTGCTTGAAATAGAAAATCTTCTTGACAGAGCGCCTTTTTTTCTGAGCGGAGGAGAAAAGAAAAAAACTGCTGTAGCGGCTGTTCTCGCTATAAACCCTGAAGTGCTCATTTTAGATGAACCAACTGACGGGTTGGACCCAAAGTCCCAGCGTTTTTTAGTCGACCTGCTTATCAAATTGAACAAAGCCGGCAAAACGCTGATAACATCTACACACAATCTTGATTTGGTAGGTGAACTTTCTGACCGCTGTATTCTTTTTGACGAGGAGCATAGAATTGCAGCGGATGAACCGACAGAAAAGCTTCTTAAAAACACCGACCTGCTCCGTAGGGTCAATTTTATTTAA
- a CDS encoding putative membrane protein (Hypothetical protein) produces the protein MEYGEPTVFDNNIKKTLKKLSNTFSFSLLIEQVIAAVGTFLGIVILYIYSCPFSKKSNLLSLLISNRSDFLYYVLNTLVYFTYMFITFVIIAAVLRQHPFKAIPFKITHPKLVPYAIIFGIFLSIIGELYSSYFDYLLSFFNLQVDLDYFDIPTNTPSMILFVINISVLAPILEELIFRGLILQNLRKFGNFFAVVVSALLFGILHGNFSQTPLAFVVGIALGFAVIETGSIVTSMIMHCIINSFSVIINGIQMYFGENIANAVYLIYLGAAIILSIIAFILLIRKQFFKDLKSRYFNKDVSCPIAFSVFCKTPGFIIFLSFYLINMFASLKFR, from the coding sequence ATGGAATATGGTGAACCCACCGTATTCGATAATAACATCAAAAAAACTCTTAAAAAATTATCGAATACCTTTTCATTTTCATTGCTGATAGAACAGGTTATCGCCGCGGTCGGTACCTTTTTAGGCATTGTCATCCTTTATATATATAGCTGTCCCTTTTCTAAAAAAAGCAATTTGCTTTCACTGCTCATTTCGAATAGATCTGATTTTCTCTATTACGTTTTGAATACTTTAGTTTATTTTACATATATGTTTATTACTTTTGTCATTATCGCAGCGGTACTCCGGCAACACCCATTTAAAGCTATACCGTTTAAAATTACACATCCTAAACTTGTACCGTATGCCATCATATTTGGAATATTCCTTTCAATAATCGGGGAACTTTATTCATCCTATTTTGACTATCTGCTGAGTTTTTTTAATCTGCAAGTAGATCTTGACTATTTCGATATTCCGACCAATACCCCTTCAATGATTTTATTTGTCATTAACATATCTGTGCTCGCGCCGATCCTCGAAGAACTTATTTTTAGAGGGCTTATTCTTCAGAATTTACGCAAATTCGGCAATTTCTTTGCAGTTGTCGTTTCAGCTCTGCTATTCGGTATCCTGCACGGCAATTTTTCGCAAACACCACTTGCTTTTGTCGTCGGGATAGCGCTTGGGTTTGCCGTAATAGAGACAGGTTCAATTGTAACCAGTATGATAATGCACTGCATAATAAATTCGTTTTCTGTTATAATCAATGGAATTCAGATGTACTTTGGAGAAAACATAGCTAATGCAGTGTATTTGATTTATCTCGGCGCTGCAATAATACTTTCAATCATAGCGTTCATTTTACTAATACGCAAGCAATTTTTCAAGGATTTAAAATCCCGGTATTTCAATAAGGATGTTTCTTGCCCAATAGCATTCAGTGTTTTTTGCAAAACTCCCGGGTTTATAATATTTCTTTCATTTTATTTAATCAATATGTTCGCTTCTTTGAAGTTCAGGTGA